A genomic window from Lentibacter algarum includes:
- a CDS encoding peptidoglycan DD-metalloendopeptidase family protein — protein MNWRAALLAACLAVPTGLWAQDVSPAEAAASALEDLSAARDLLEAAKGGRERVAALSETVRAYEAGLSAVRAGLRRATIRERELSLKLAGQEEEIAALLTVLQARGRAGSPSLFLHPEGALGTARAGMIVSQMTPALNAQADALRETLVEVSTLRQLQAGAERSLQDGLTGVQDARTALSQAIADRTDLPRKFTEDAVKTALLIATTETLEAFAAGLGEISGGPLETAANVDVFDQKGALPLPVAGRVLRRAGEADAAGIKRPGVLLATRPRALVSAPVAATIRYQGPLLDFGNVMILEPKSGLLMVFAGLDVVYGRTGEVIAEGAPLGLMGGKDAAIGEILTQVGDGTGSDLSQSLYLEVREDNEPVNPESWFRTQRED, from the coding sequence ATGAACTGGCGCGCAGCGCTCTTGGCGGCTTGTCTGGCTGTGCCAACGGGGCTCTGGGCGCAAGACGTAAGCCCCGCAGAGGCCGCAGCATCCGCGCTTGAGGATTTGTCCGCCGCGCGGGATCTGCTTGAGGCGGCGAAGGGTGGGCGCGAGCGCGTCGCAGCTTTGAGTGAGACGGTGCGCGCCTATGAGGCGGGGCTGAGCGCCGTGCGCGCAGGGTTGCGCCGCGCCACGATCCGCGAGCGGGAACTGAGCCTTAAGCTCGCCGGTCAGGAAGAGGAGATCGCGGCGCTGCTCACGGTGCTTCAGGCGCGCGGGCGCGCGGGCTCTCCCAGTCTGTTTTTGCATCCCGAGGGGGCGCTGGGCACGGCGCGCGCGGGTATGATTGTGAGCCAGATGACACCTGCGCTGAATGCACAGGCCGACGCTTTGCGCGAAACGCTTGTTGAAGTGAGCACCTTGCGCCAGCTTCAGGCGGGTGCGGAGCGCAGCTTGCAAGACGGGCTCACAGGGGTACAGGACGCGCGCACAGCTCTGAGCCAAGCGATTGCCGACCGCACAGATTTGCCACGCAAGTTTACTGAAGATGCAGTTAAAACGGCATTGCTTATTGCCACCACCGAGACGCTTGAAGCCTTTGCTGCTGGCTTGGGTGAAATCAGCGGCGGGCCTTTGGAAACAGCTGCAAACGTGGATGTGTTTGACCAGAAGGGCGCGCTGCCGTTGCCTGTGGCGGGGCGTGTCTTGCGCCGTGCGGGCGAGGCTGATGCTGCTGGGATCAAACGGCCTGGTGTCTTGCTTGCGACGCGCCCACGCGCGCTTGTCAGCGCTCCTGTGGCCGCAACAATCCGCTATCAGGGGCCGCTTTTGGACTTTGGGAATGTGATGATTCTTGAACCAAAATCAGGGCTTCTGATGGTATTCGCGGGGCTGGATGTGGTGTATGGACGAACAGGTGAGGTGATTGCAGAAGGCGCACCTTTGGGCCTTATGGGCGGCAAAGACGCCGCAATCGGCGAAATATTGACACAAGTTGGTGATGGAACAGGGAGTGACCTTTCACAATCACTCTATTTGGAAGTAAGAGAAGACAATGAGCCAGTGAACCCCGAGAGCTGGTTTCGCACACAAAGGGAAGACTGA